A window from Diachasmimorpha longicaudata isolate KC_UGA_2023 chromosome 5, iyDiaLong2, whole genome shotgun sequence encodes these proteins:
- the LOC135162396 gene encoding serine/threonine-protein kinase RIO1 yields MSTAVAEGQFSDASDTEDPSNPSVHSSIGKPTWQQSPADLPADSDLADLHLEDSSEDECLDVSEDEWDIDESSGPNRPKTQSSHSNTQAASNKVSSFQPSDKLFRRYSNKINIEKYEGPSLPHSAANVLIENSKKYDKDRLRRKDKHDRATVEQVMDPKTRMILFKMLNHGIIMEINGCISTGKEANVYHATSKTGIEFAIKIYKTSILQFKDRDKYVSGEFRFRHGYCRHNPRKMVKTWAEKEMRNLIRLSQAGIKSPKPIMLRNHVLLMDFIGSDGWPAPKLKDVLLKSSAPRKLYRECVEMMWRLYNKSKLVHADLSEYNLLHHEDSIVVIDVSQAVEHDHPMALEFLRKDCNNITEFFKKNGVAVMTVKQLFDFITDPTVCEANMDEYLDAAAERTAREESGEVDHEREVEEEVFKQAYIPQNLAQVIDVERDIKLAKSGTDNLIYKTLVGLRADLKTAEKPEILGEHSENSEGDSDVSEDESSDVSEGESKFVNASRPKDETPEDRKLRKKAVKEQQAEKRKTKIKKHIKKRKERIQKKK; encoded by the exons ATGTCGACAGCTGTCGCTGAAGGCCAGTTCAGTGATGCGAGTGACACAGAGGATCCCAGCAATCCTAG cgTTCACTCATCAATTGGCAAGCCAACATGGCAGCAGTCCCCAGCCGATCTCCCGGCCGACTCAGACTTGGCCGATCTCCACCTCGAAGATTCGAGCGAGGACGAGTGCCTAGACGTCAGCGAGGACGAATGGGACATTGACGAGTCCTCAGGACCTAACAGGCCCAAAACCCAGTCTTCTCACTCGAATACTCAAGCAGCCTCCAACAAGGTCTCCAGCTTCCAGCCCTCTGACAAGCTCTTCCGACGTTattccaacaaaataaatatcgaGAAGTATGAGGGCCCCTCACTGCCGCACAGCGCTGCCAATGTTCTCATCGAGAACAGCAAGAAATATGATAAAGACAGATTACGACGTAAAGACAAGCACGATCGCGCCACAGTTGAGCAGGTGATGGATCCCAAGACCCGAATGATTCTCTTCAAGATGTTAAATCACGGAATCATTATGGAGATCAATGGATGCATATCTACCGGTAAAGAGGCTAATGTATACCATGCAACGTCGAAGACTGGAATCGAGTTTGCTATTAAGATTTATAAAACTTCCATTTTGCAGTTCAAG GACAGAGACAAGTACGTGAGTGGGGAATTCAGGTTTCGTCATGGCTACTGCAGGCACAATCCCCGAAAAATGGTGAAGACATGGGCAGAGAAGGAAATGAGAAATCTAATAAGGCTCAGTCAGGCTGGTATCAAGAGTCCAAAGCCAATAATGCTGAGAAATCACGTTCTGTTAATGGACTTCATTGGCAGCGACGGCTGGCCTGCTCCCAAACTCAAAGACGTCCTCCTGAAGTCGTCTGCCCCTAGGAAATTGTACAGAGAGTGCGTGGAGATGATGTGGAGGCTTTATAATAAATCGAAGCTTGTTCACGCTGATTTGAGTGAATACAATCTGCTGCATCACGAGGATTCCATTGTCGTTATCGATGTGTCCCAGGCAGTGGAGCATGATCACCCGATGGCCTTGGAGTTCCTCCGGAAGGACTGTAATAATATCACGGAGTTCTTCAAGAAAAACGGAGTCGCTGTGATGACGGTCAAGCAGCTGTTCGATTTTATTACCGATCCCACTGTTTGTGAGGCAAACATGGATGAATATTTGGATGCCGCTGCAGAGAGGACAGCAAGAGAAGAGAGTGGAGAGGTTGATCATGAGCGGGAGGTAGAGGAGGAGGTGTTCAAGCAGGCGTACATTCCACAGAATCTTGCGCAG GTGATCGATGTAGAACGAGACATCAAACTCGCCAAATCTGGGACCGACAATTTAATATACAAAACCCTAGTCGGCCTTCGTGCAGACTTGAAAACAGCGGAAAAACCTGAAATTCTTGGCGAACATTCAGAAAATAGTGAGGGTGATTCGGACGTGAGTGAAGACGAATCGAGTGATGTCTCCGAGGGGGAATCAAAATTCGTTAATGCATCGAGGCCCAAGGACGAAACTCCAGAGGACAGAAAG ttGAGGAAAAAAGCGGTAAAGGAACAACAGGCCGAGAAAAGGAAAACAAAGATCAAGAAGCACATCAAGAAGAGGAAGGAGAGGAttcaaaaaaagaaataa
- the LOC135162401 gene encoding ribokinase-like: MSKYIVVVGSCMIDFTSYSPRLPKPGETLIGTDFRRTVGGKGANQCVSAAKLGAETTIVASLGSDIFGKEYLDILKSNGVNTQHVKVRENVTSGIAHITVAENGENSIVIIVGANALLSTRDIDEAQETIKNASVFLAQFETNLETTLYALNLYKGSGISIVNGAPAVANVDPEILKNCDIFCVNETEAELMTGIDHLTLENAQSALNILFEKGCNTVIITLGASGAVFATKTSQTLTHVPVEPVTPVDTTGAGDAFLGALGFFLAYHPQLSLREQIRRACQVARQSVLKPGTQSSFPTRQQLPDELFL, encoded by the exons ATGTCCAAGTACATCGTCGTCGTCGGTTCCTGCATGATAGACTTCACCAG TTATTCGCCAAGGCTGCCTAAACCTGGGGAAACTCTGATTGGAACAGACTTCAGGAGGACTGTTGGAGGAAAGGGGGCAAATCAATGTGTCTCCGCTGCGAAACTTGGGGCAGAAACGACTATTGTTGCATCG TTGGGTTCTGACATCTTCGGTAAAGAGTACTTGGATATCCTGAAGTCAAACGGAGTCAATACACAACACGTGAAAGTAAGAGAGAACGTGACGAGTGGAATTGCCCACATAACAGTTGCTGAAAACG GAGAGAACAGCATCGTAATCATTGTAGGAGCGAACGCCCTACTAAGCACCCGCGACATCGACGAGGCGCaagaaacaattaaaaatgccTCAGTCTTCCTCGCTCAATTCGAAACCAATTTAGAAACCACTTTGTACGCCTTGAACCTTTACAAAGGCTCCG GAATTTCAATTGTCAATGGGGCACCAGCTGTGGCAAATGTCGATCCCGAGATTCTAAAGAATTGCGATATTTTTTGCGTTAATGAGACTGAG GCAGAACTAATGACAGGAATCGACCATTTAACCCTTGAAAATGCTCAAAGTGCCTTAAATATTCTCTTCGAGAAGGGTTGCAATACTGTTATCATAACATTGGGTGCTTCTGGTGCGGTTTTTGCAACTAAAACATCTCAAACGTTGACCCATGTGCCTGTGGAGCCTGTTACTCCGGTGGACACAACG GGCGCTGGAGATGCATTTTTAGGGGCTCTGGGGTTCTTCCTGGCTTACCACCCTCAATTATCTCTCAGGGAACAGATCCGTAGAGCTTGTCAAGTTGCCAGGCAGAGTGTGCTTAAACCAGGGACACAATCGAGCTTCCCAACACGTCAACAATTGCCTGATGAACTGTTCCTCTGA
- the LOC135162400 gene encoding importin subunit alpha-like, with amino-acid sequence MTDTMSTQELSPISECGDTSMELVHVNHCNLPAKIPKVSVLPEGTSYAFPTTLLTDLIVAVMNSSDETEQFYAAQACRQLLDCYAEDPPIDMLISKGIVSRCIDFLSTHHNPALQFECLWTLTNITAGTSEQTMYVVNHNTIPNLVELLRSPVPELAEQAAWTLGNIAGDSPEARDRVLNFNCMPLLLRLIKPETSVAFTRNIIRTITNLCRHDISPPPFSVVRMAMPVLTNLLQREDPDITADATMALSYINEGFESWMEGVQNTLEEFQLFFSIIFYAAIFYVWVLSCFEKVTPTEVRANYSTPAAAFPGLDVLQGIRGHDAKF; translated from the exons ATGACTGATACCATGTCGACACAGGAACTCAGCCCTATTTCTGAATGTGGG GACACATCAATGGAGCTAGTCCACGTGAATCACTGCAATCTCCCTGCGAAAATCCCAAAAGTGAGTGTTCTCCCCGAGGGCACCTCCTACGCATTTCCCACTACCCTCCTAACAGACCTGATTGTCGCCGTGATGAATAGCTCCGACGAGACCGAGCAATTTTACGCAGCCCAGGCGTGTAGACAGCTCCTGGACTGCTACGCAGAGGATCCACCCATAGACATGCTGATCTCCAAAGGCATCGTCTCCCGTTGCATCGACTTTTTGTCTACCCATCACAACCCAGCCCTTCAGTTCGAGTGCCTCTGGACATTGACCAATATCACCGCAGGTACATCCGAACAGACGATGTACGTCGTCAACCACAATACCATCCCCAATCTGGTGGAACTCTTGAGGTCTCCAGTCCCCGAGTTAGCTGAACAGGCAGCCTGGACCCTGGGTAACATCGCCGGAGACAGTCCTGAGGCTCGTGACAGAGTCCTGAACTTCAACTGCATGCCTCTCTTGCTGAGGCTGATCAAACCAGAGACATCAGTAGCATTCACCAGAAACATCATCAGAACAATTACCAATTTGTGCAGACACGACATCTCTCCACCTCCCTTCTCAGTTGTAAGGATGGCTATGCCAGTTCTCACCAACCTTCTCCAGAGAGAGGACCCTGACATCACTGCTGACGCAACCATGGCTCTGTCCTACATCAATGAGGGCTTCGAGAGTTGGATGGAGGGTGTCCAGAATACCCTGGAGGAATTTCAACTCTTCTTTTCAATCATCTTTTACGCCGCCATTTTCTATGTCTGGGTTCTCTCGTGCTTCGAGAAAGTCACTCCGACAGAAGTTAGAGCAAATTATTCGACTCCTGCAGCCGCCTTTCCAGGACTAGATGTCTTACAGGGAATTAGGGGTCATGAcgcaaaattttaa